In the genome of Dermatobacter hominis, the window CCACCACCGGCATCGACCAGGAGTCGGCGAACCGGCTCATCCGGGACCTGACCCGCGAAGGCCTCTACGTCGAGCTGACGTCGGCCATGCGCGACATCTCGTCCAGCCGGATCTCCGTGCGCCCGCTCGGCCGGTACCCGGTCATGTGCGTCGAGCCGGTCGCGCAGTTCAGCTGGCGCCGGGTCGCCAAGCGGGGCTTCGACCTGGTCGCGGCCAGCATCGGCCTCGTGCTCGTCAGCCCGATCCTGCTGCTGTCCGCCCTGGCGATCCGGGTCACCTCGGGCAAGGGCGTCATCTTCCGCCAGGAGCGGGTCGGCAAGGACGGGGTCCCGTTCGAGCTCTACAAGCTCCGGACCATGGTCCACGACGCCGAGGAGCGGCTCGCGGAGCTGCAGGCGATGAACGAGGCCGCCGGCCCGATGTTCAAGATGACCGACGATCCGCGGGTGACCCGGGTCGGTCGCCTGCTGCGGGCGACCTCGATCGACGAGCTCCCGCAGCTGTTCAACGTCGTCAAGGGCGACATGAGCCTGGTCGGCCCCCGGCCGGCGCTGCCCAACGAGGCCGACCAGTGGGACGAGGCCCTGTGGGAGCGCCTGCGGGTCCAGCCCGGCATCACCGGCATGTGGCAGGTCAGCGGTCGCTACACCGCCTCGCTCGAGACCTACGCCCGGCTCGACCTCTCCTACGTCGACAACTGGTCGCTGGTCACCGACCTGGCGATCCTCGCCCGCACGGTCGGCGTGGTGCTCAAGCGCCGCGGGGGCGCCTGAGTCGACCGGGGACCAGGCCCGGTCAGTAGACCGGGAACTTCGAGCAGAGGGCCCGGACGTCGTCGCGGACCGCGGCGATCTCGGCCGTATCGCCCGTGTCGGCCAGCACCCGGGTCATCAGCTCGGCGATCTGCACCATCTCGGGCTCCTTCATGCCCTGGGTGGTGACCGACGGGGTGCCGATCCGCAGGCCCGAGGTGACGAAGGGCGAGCGCGGGTCGTCGGGGACGGTGTTCTTGTTGAGCGTGATCCCGGCGTCGTCGAGCGCGTTCTGCGCGTCCTTGCCGGTGAGCTCCTCGTCGAACGTGCGCAGGTCGATGAGCATCAGGTGGTTCTCGGTGCCGCCCGAGACCAGGCGGAAGCCCCGCTCCCCCAGCGCGTCGGCCAGCGCGGCGGCGTTGGCGACGATCTGGCGGGCGTAGTCGCCGAACTCCGGGGTGGCGGCCTCGGCGAACGCCACCGCCTTGCCCGCGATCACGTGCTCGAGCGGACCGCCCTGCAGGCCGGGGAAGATCGCCTTGTCGATCGCCGCGGCGTGCTCGGCCCGGGAGACGATGCAGCCGCCGCGCGGCCCGCGCAGCGTCTTGTGCGTGGTGAACGTGACCACGTCCGCGTAGGGCACCGGGTTCGGGTGCGCGCCGCCGGCGATCAGGCCGGCGATGTGGGCGGCGTCGAACAGGAACAGGGCGCCGACCTCGTCGCAGATCTCCCGGATCGGGGCCGGGTCGATGATCCGCGGGTAGGCGGTCGCGCCGGCGACGATCATCTTCGGCCGGTGCTCGAGGGCGAGGTCGCGCAGCTGGTCGAGGTCGAGGCGCTCGTCGCTCGGGGTCAGGCCGTACGACACGAAGTCGTAGAAGCGGCCCGAGATGTTGACGGGCGAGCCGTGCGTCAGGTGGCCGCCGTGGTCGAGGCTCAGGCCGAGCACGGTGTCGCCGGCGTCGAGCAGGGCCAGGTAGACGCCCAGGTTGGCGTTGGCACCGGAGTGCGGCTGCACGTTCGCGGCGTCGGCCCCGAACAGCTCGCAGACGCGGCGGCGGGCGATGTCCTCGATCTCGTCGACGACCTGGTTGCCGCCGTAGTAGCGCTTCGAGGGGTACCCCTCGGAGTACTTGTTCGTCAGCACCGAGCCCACGGCGTCCATGACCGCCGGGGACGTGAAGTTCTCCGAGGCGATCAGCTGCAGACCGGTGTTCTGGCGCTCGACCTCGCGGTCGATCAGCTCGGTGATATCGGTGTCCGGCTGGGTGGGCCAGGGCATGGCGGGGGTCCTGTCGTTCGGGTCCGCCGTCGGCGGACGTGATCGGTGGTCGGGCTCAGCCGAGACCGACGTCGAGGTCCGCGATCTTCGCGACCCGACCGGCGTGGCGGCCACCCTGGAACTCGGCGTCCAACCACGCGTCGAGCGCGTCCTTGGCCACCTCCTCCCCGGTGAGGCGCTCGCCGATGCAGATCACGTTCGCGTCGTTGTGCTCGCGCGCCAGGCGCGCCGAGGTCGAGTCGTGCACGGTGGCGGCGCGCACGCCCGGCACCTTGTTGGCGGCGATGGCGA includes:
- the glyA gene encoding serine hydroxymethyltransferase — translated: MPWPTQPDTDITELIDREVERQNTGLQLIASENFTSPAVMDAVGSVLTNKYSEGYPSKRYYGGNQVVDEIEDIARRRVCELFGADAANVQPHSGANANLGVYLALLDAGDTVLGLSLDHGGHLTHGSPVNISGRFYDFVSYGLTPSDERLDLDQLRDLALEHRPKMIVAGATAYPRIIDPAPIREICDEVGALFLFDAAHIAGLIAGGAHPNPVPYADVVTFTTHKTLRGPRGGCIVSRAEHAAAIDKAIFPGLQGGPLEHVIAGKAVAFAEAATPEFGDYARQIVANAAALADALGERGFRLVSGGTENHLMLIDLRTFDEELTGKDAQNALDDAGITLNKNTVPDDPRSPFVTSGLRIGTPSVTTQGMKEPEMVQIAELMTRVLADTGDTAEIAAVRDDVRALCSKFPVY
- the rpiB gene encoding ribose 5-phosphate isomerase B, translating into MRIALGADHAGVDLKDLLGKHLADRGVEIIDLGTHGHDRVDYPDFGAAVGRAVAGGDADLGLCVCGSGIGIAIAANKVPGVRAATVHDSTSARLAREHNDANVICIGERLTGEEVAKDALDAWLDAEFQGGRHAGRVAKIADLDVGLG